GACTATAAGGAAATGGGGTTTAAGAGAAGTTGCCCCGTTGTCTAAGAGATTTGAAGTCCAGTTCTTGAAGTTATATCTCAGTTACAGGTATACCCAGGTGTGCACAGAAATCAAATTACAGATACTCATCAATGAGTAGATTCTTTCAAGGACATCTGCTGTAGTAACCTGATCATTAGAGAGTCACAGTGCTCAGGTTTTCTACACCTTTCAGCTGGTTCATGCActatattttagaaaacaggGTATCTTAAAGAACTTGAAACAGTTGAACATAGACGGCATGACATCCCTAAGTACTTTAGTTTAGCATTTGGTGTCTTTGTCTAATTACAAGAATTAGTAGTTTCACAGGTGAAAGATGATACCAAGTCATCAAAgctcaaattaattttgtgcatgctttctgcattttaaatgctgatgtCTTCCAAATACAGTACAATAGTTTGCCACATGATGGAGCCAAAGCAACTCTAGAAATTTCTTTACAATACATAGGGAGGCATATTAAGTGTCTCCTGTGCTATAGTTTCACAGTTGTTTTAGGCTAACACTGCTGCTAAAAGaagctttgctgctcttttctcttctcttgtgCCTGTGGGCTATTGCCTAGCACAGACATTCAGGCAGCTGTGTGCTGAACTGAGTCAGGAAGTGATAAGCATTAAAACTGAAAGGTGGAGattgggaggagagagggagatggAACTGGGGTAgtgtttggttggggttttttttaattccagctcAATTTCCCAATTCACTTTGCTTTGTGGTTCCACAAGCATCTGTGCTGGtatggggaaggggagggaacTACTTTTACAACTATTCCAGTTTAAAGTAGCAAGATACGATGTCTTCTAAGCATATTTTTTCAATGCCTTGTGTTGTCTTTTTCCTGTTAcatttgtaaattaattttatgtcaAACTTTATCAGGTCTAAATGATTTAAAGTGCGTACtactttcatttgaaatgtaGGTATGACTTAACTTGCAGTGCAGTTCCAGTACAAATCAGCAAAATACAGTAATTCTAGGGATGTGAGAGGGATTTCTGTCACCTATTTGGAGCATGGTAAAATAATAGtgtaaatatttccttcaaATATGTTGatacttttaatatttaagtaGTGCTGAAGTTTGGATGTTTAGgttcttagttttgttttatgtgaGGATGAAGAGGAAGCTGGATTACTGGAGCTCTTGAAATCACAAATTTGTGATAATGCTGCTTTATATGCTCAAAAATATGATGAAGAATTCCAGCCCTACCTGCCACGTTTTGTAACAGCAATCTGGAATCTGTTAGTCACAACAGGCCAGGAAGTGAAATATGACTTGGTAAGTTGTTATAAACTGATCTTGTCAAGTTTAATAATGAATTATAAATTGGTCAGTCATGCTAGAACTGTATGTGTTCTGTTTGTGGTGTTCTAGCTGGTCAGTAATGCGATCCAGTTTCTGGCCTCAGTTTGTGAGAGACCACATTACAAGCATCTGTTTGAAGACCAGAATACATTGACAAGCATCTGTGAAAAAGTTATTGTTCCCAATATGGAATTTAGAGGTAACTTTTTGAGACTGAAGTTTTCAAAGACACGATAAAATGTAACTGTAATTATAATGATATGTTGCTTTGCTGGACTAAGAATTGAGGATTACTTCTTGTGTACTTTAGAACTAGATTCAAAACCAAGTTTCTACAACAGATTGCTGTCCTATGGGCTTTGTGGAATTGTATGAATGTatctaataatttttctgtcttactgGGATCTCAAATTGAAAAGTATAGGAAGTCTAGGTCATGTGCCACCAATAGCTTTTCATGCTTAAAGTGAGTATCAGAATAATTCAAGGAGTCTAAATAGGCATGGTTATCAGGCCTACTAAATTGTAAGGTCTATTTCTCCAAGTTTTGATGAGCTCATATTGATCCTAGTATCTAAAATGCAGTGAAGATGTATTGCAGTGATAAGAAGCTTCTCTCTCTTAAGTCTATGATTCTGGAAGCCTCTTTAAATACACTTAGTGTTGAATATGTCTTACcttgttgttggtttttttttttttttttaaatcaggaatACATCAGTTCATGAGTATGAAAGACTAAGTTGTGGGACAGGAGCAAGCTAAACAGGCTAGTCTGTCTGGATATTTCTGATTAATTTCTATTAATGTTATAGAAAAGTACTTAGAAAAAATAGCAAGTTGATAATAATACACCTTTTTACCATAAAAACCGGAGACCTCAGTATATAAGCTcctatgtattttatattttcagcgGCTGATGAAGAAGCATTTGAAGATAATTCTGAAGAATATATAAGAAGGGATTTGGAAGGATCTGGTAATCCACAGATTTATGCTAAGAATACTTGATCTTTAAATATAGCTCTAAAGAGCTGAAGCAATTTACTGAAGCTTTCATAACTTATTTTTGAAATTGGGAAGGTTTCCCTCCAACAGATTTTATGCAGTTTTTGATCAAGACTACTGTCACGATGTGCCCGTCACagtgtctttttgttttgaacaatgtttttatagggttttttccttaattgGATTGGTATGTCTCCTGCACTGCACACATTCTCATTTCAGCAAATATAGCCTTTAAGTCAAGGCTGAATAGTAGCCACAGTTGTGTATTTAGTTCCTATGTGTAGAGTTTTAAATAACATGGAGAGACTGTGCCTGTATTTAGTAGTCTATCATGTTTAAACTGAAATTCTCACTGGTGTTGCATACAAATCTGTGATCAAGCCAGCTGGACGCCAGCCCTTGTACACCAGCACTGTGTTCAAACCAATACAGTAAGCATCCTGAAAACACAGTGCTGTGCTAACAGAGCTACTTGATTTTCTGATTGTAGCTGTCTGGTCTTCAGCCAGGTCAGAGCACCAATGAACCAAATCTAGATCTGTATGACAATTCTGTATATGCTGTTCTGTGCCACTAACAGTTTAGTGACTGACGCTTTTAGATTAACGACACTTCATAATAGATTTAAGAAATTAGTGTACGCTTGCAGTGGAGGACAAAAttggaggaaaatgtttttgaacTTTTTTCAAGCTTATTATTCTTATCCAGGATTGGCTGCATTTTAGGTATTTGTGAAGCTTTTATTTGTTAGCTACTTCTGCTTTTAAGAGAATTGCGGCAAGAAGTATTTGTGTTCTTCAGAGACTACTTTAGAAACGTCCTCTATTGCATTTAAATtgacttgctttattttccttctgtccctTCTGTTAGTATATTGTATTAAATgccagctgattttttttttttttccctttcttgaaaCAAGGAACTTTTACAGATATTCCCCGCCCCCCAAACACATGCTAATTCGGTGTGGTgggccagcagctaagcaccacacagcagcttgctcgcttcccaccctgctgcaatgggatgagggagagaacaggaagagtaaaagtgagaagactCCTGGAtagagataaagacagtttaagtgaaagaaagaggaagaaaagaggaggagggggaagtcAATGACTCACCACCTCTCACAAgtagactgatgcccagcctgTCCCTGAGCAATGGCTACCTCTCCAAAAACCCTCTCCcctcagtttttattgctgagcatgatgttatatggcatggaatatccctttggtcagtttggatCAGCTATCCaggttgtgtcccctcccaacttcttgcccaccccaAGCCTACTTgctgggaaggcagagcaggaaaaagagaaagccttgacactgtgcaagcactcttcagcaacagccaaaacgCTGGGGTATTATCAAGAGTTTTAGTCACCAGTACAGAACACAGCAtcatatgggctgctatgaagaaaattaactccatcccaacCAGACCCAGTACATTTGGGTGCATAATTGTCAAGGTAGTAAAAAGCCTCCCCCTGCATGCTTACTGAAACTTTCTTTAGAGGGCAGTAAAACCTGTGAACACGCATGCGATATTGGTAGGTGTCCATTCCTCTTTGTTGTACAAATAGTCCCTATTATGACAGTAAGTAGAAGACTTAAATGTGTTCTTATGCATCAGTGTGAAGGATTGCAATAATTAACATAAGATGTGGCTGTAACTGGAGAAGCTGTatgttacttttttattattactatgtTTATTAATGTGAAAAGCTGTATACTTTCTCATATCCAAAGAATCTTTGGTTCTCATGCAGATATTGACACCAGGCGCAGAGCAGCTTGTGATCTAGTCAGAGGCTTGTGCAAATTTTTTGAAGGACCTGTGACAGGGATTTTTTCTGGATATGTTAATTCTATGCTGCAAGAATATGCAAAGAATCCATCTGTTAACTGGAAGCACAAAGATGCAGCTATTTACCTTGTTACGTCTTTGGCATCCAAAGCTCAAACACAGAAGGTACTTTTACGTTCTATTCATTTTAATCCATATGCATTCAAATATTATAGTGTACACAAGGACTGCAATTCATTTTATGCTGCTTCGGAATGGGAGTAATCGTATTTGTAGTAGTTTAATGTTGATGAGATTAAAAGTTGTCCATTATAATCCTATCACAGTTGGTAATTTGGTGGTATCTAATCTTCAGATAGATTGGGCAAAGTCAACAACCATGCGTGACCATTTGGCAGGTCTTATTAGCATGTGTGAAGCAGCcatacaaagaaacaaaattagctTGGGTCTAGAATATCTGAGCTTTTAAGTGATACTGAGCCAGAGTTTGTAAGCCATGGAAGGCCAAATCTAGCTTTACAGAAGATGATCAGAAGTGTTAAGCAGACTAGAAGGAATTTAAGTGACTCTTAGAGTTCTTGTCATTATATTTCCTAATGTTTCCTGTTATTTGAGTGTTTATGATTTGGAAATGGCATGTGAATGCTAATGATGGCTGGAAATGGATCTCATTACTTGTTTGGGAGAAAGCAATTAATAGGCTGGATACATTGAAAAGCCCCACCTGAGCTAAACTGGATTTGGAAACAGTAGCGTTGTATCAAATGTCCTACAGAACAGATTTCAATttactaataaatattttaaatgttattacaGTTCAAATATCAGTGGCTTTATAAGACAGATTTGAGGCAAGAATATTAAAACATGTTGTACAGCATCTTTATGCAATTTTGCTGAAGGTTCTCAGTCTTTTCCTGAAACTCTAGTTGTGTACTACTGCACAGCAATTGCTAATAATAGTGATGCGTAATGTGAACCGGAGTCTTCTAGCAATTAGAAAACTGCTAAGTTGtacatctttctctttctgtgctaTTTAGTGGCAAATACGGGATAACATCACTTAGAAGACTTGATGGATAAATATCCATCTGAAaatcctgctttaaaaattagCTGCATTTTTCATAAGAGAAAACTAAGTAGTCATTATTTTGCTGCTCTAATTCAGAATTGGAGTTTGAGTCctaaacttttcctttttaaaaggcctatcacaaaaaaagtttcaagtTGGTAAGATGCTGGTATTTTCTATCTAAAATTTTGGTTGATTATTACTGTGTTACGTGCTATTATTCCTCAACTCAGAGCTGGTAACTTTGAACCTCAATAGTGCTACAGCTGAAACCTGGACactaaaaacattaagaaaaagaaattggatGGCTCTGCTAAAGATGCAATTTCAACAATGTCATCACGTGTATGCATGCTTTAGAttccttttattaaaagcaCGTAAAAATGAGTAAGAAAACTAGCTGAATGTCAACATCTAAAAACAgagttggtttggtttttgtttttctagcaTGGAATAACACAAGCCAATGAACTTGTTAATCTGACAGAATTCTTTGTGAATCACATTCAACCTGACTTAAAGTCTGCTAGTGGTAAGTTAATGTTAATTTTGATATGGCATTTTTTGTGATATATCTACAACCTTGACAGTGACCATTGTTTCTTAAGGCTCAAGCGCTCAAGTATCAGCATAATCTCAGACAGAAGACTGTTAACACCTGGCACACGGGAAGTAATTCAAATTTGTTTGGCCAGCAATGAATGAGCTTTTAAACAAAGGTGGATTACCACATGCTATCTGCAAGATCAGAGCATGTACACACATGGTTGCTATCAGCTACATGCTTAAACTTGTTGAATCAAAGTAATTTGATTTCTGTATCTGAGACCTTATGGCAAACTTCTGTGCTATACAAAACCCTGAGAAGTTAAAATACTGAAGGCTAGGTCGTAGCCTCTGTCAGCCCATATTGATTAGATTACGGATGTCTAGATTTAAGccacataatttattttatgcttcaGCAATTATCTTATGATATTTGGAACGTAGTCGGTTGTCTTGGAATTTGTAATTGGAGGCTGTTAAAATCGGAGCCAGAAGGGGAAATTTCATGTGGAAGAGTTGGACTGTACACTTAATGGTACTAGGGTGTGATTCATACCTAAAACTGATATTCTGTCTAACAGTGCccatgcagaaatgcagaaactaagcaaagtagaaaaacattgtgtgtattatttttgaggggaaaaatcaTGACTTAATGTCACCTCTATATATGTTCAGTAATCACATTTATATGAAAAGTATCAAcaaaatttgcatatttttctgttgcagtgaatgaattcccaGTGCTAAAAGCAGATGGTATCAAATATATCATGATTTTTAGAAACCaagtaagtttttcttttactcttctggTAAAAACATATTGTAGTTTGTTACTTTATACTTGCCAAGCCTAATTTATCTTACTTGGCCATGTGTTAACTCAACAGGTGTTTGATAGTCATATATAACACTTCATGCTgaatttttagttttgaaagtAAATGATATTGTTACAAATATCCAATTAACATGTAGTCTGTATGCTATCCGTATGCTGTGGTAGCACTGAACGTCTTAGCATGTTTAGTTCTGTGACACACTCAGACTTTTTCAAGTGAACGTTAGTCTAAATATACTTGATTGCTCGTATCATTGCAGTAGTTGTTAAAGACAGTACAGCAACTTTGTCCTTTACCTTTTCTGATTTGTgagatgcaggaagaaaatacattgagtattatttctaaattttagGTTACCTTTATTCATCTCTTATGAAAtatctgtgattttttaaaatcttgatatttttttaattgcccaTTAAGAcaaagtaaaatggaaaaagaaatatacatTAGGAATATATGCACTTACTGACAATCAAATGTAACATTAATGTTTGGGGGAAATATGCAGGCGATGACAGAAACAGGTACCTCTTGGTTGTCAAGGTGTGATTTAGCAACTGGAGGAGCCTTCTAAGACTTCTTCCTCTGCCAAGCTTTCAGTTTGTAGCCGATGAGCTCAGAGTGGTTATGCTCTAGTGTTGAaccatctgtatttttatgtaacgtatgtataattttttgctatatttttgtAGGTACCTAAAGAACAACTGTTGGTATCTATTCCTCTCTTAATCAATCATCTTCAAGCAGAAAGTATTGTGGTCCATACTTACGCAGCCCATGCTCTTGAAAGACTATTTACCATGAGGGGGACAAATAATACTACCCTGTAAGttttcaagcagaaataaattcatTGCTACGTAGGTTTTGTCCATTAAGGATGAGAAATATCTGTATGGgatcttttatttcttagtaTTACAATATTGTAAAGTGCTTGAAGTTTGTGAATATCTTTCATCGTTAAAGAGCTGTGTTTTACTTAACAGCattacagctgcagaaatggcaCCATTTGTAGAAGTACTATTAACAAACCTTTTTAAAGCTCTGACACTTCCTGGCTCATCTGAAAATGAATACATTATGAAAGGTAAATACTTTATGAGTTCTGCAATATAAGAGTAACTTTGTTAACTTGAGGTAAAGGCTTATTGTTACAGGCTactgaaatttttgtttgaaaaacttAATTTATGCAGACATGCTGAAGATGTATGCGTAGCCTGCAGTTATTAACCAGGCTATATTAAGTCATCTTTGACTAAATTTATGGTACCAAAGAGAAACACTAAACATAATGGTATTGTGACAAATTATTTCTCAAATGGTAGTCTTTGTAGTCAGAACAGCTACCTGAGCAGTGTCAGTAGGAGATCTGAGTGGGTTATGGCTAGTAGTATGCCAAGATTTGAGACTTGCCCAAGATAAATGATGGTCTTTGCAAAGTTGCTTAATCTTCTGTGCTCTGTCTATAGAATGGGGTAATGAGGCTTTGCTTTATCCTTTGTCATGATTATAGATTGATTGCTCTTGCAGCAGGTGCTCTTTCTTACTGTACCTAATTCCTTGGGATCCGATTTAATAGTAAAAGGTAAAGGATTTAGGCATATGATGGATGACAGAGGTGTATGTTTGTCTCCAGAAGGTAATACTTTCAATTTATTTGCAGCCATCATGAGGAGTTTTTCTCTGCTACAGGAATCCATAATTCCATACATCCCTTCTGTCATTACACAGCTTACACAGAAACTGCTGGCTGTCAGTAAGGTAAAGAAACAGGCTATCTGAGCAAAATGTTCACTTTTTACCTTGTAGAGCAGTCTTTCTAAAGATTCATGTATACCTTGTTGTTTGTGTTCTGTTAGAATACTGTAAATTGTTCAATATTTTCTGAGTAAAATAAGTTAAAACAGCCTTCCAGTGAAGTACTGTCTTCCTTTTTGGACGTACTTTCAAATCATTCTCCCCTGCTCTCATCTGACATTTGGAAACAGCATATGAAATCTTTTTGTAATACTAGTTTGTTCTAGTATAGATGTTTGCTTGTGCAGAGGCCACCATTACAATAGTCTGTTTTTCTCACAACTCCTTTATTCTTTGTCCGTGAAGCTTCTGAGGCTAATACTAAATTTAGGCACTGAAATGTGggattaaattaaataaattaccCTCCTGCTTTTGGTGGGTAAAATTCTCTTAGTTTTTTGTTCAGGCTGGGCTTAATACTCTTGAATATTGACATTAGGGAATGCTTTAGAATACCTTCATCAACTATCCAAAAAACTTCTACTATGTATAGTTTAAACTTAGCTGCAGAGTATAAGAAGTGTTCAATAAAGCATTGACTAGACACAggattgaaaaataatttttttccagtttttgttttgtgatgcTTTAACTGCTTGCTAGTTCATGTAGAGCTTCTGAAAAACacttgtctttaaaatatttataagaaacaccccttctttctgctttaaaggtttttatgtttgcttttatctatggaattaatttcattagCATATTAATAAATAAGTCATAAGTATCCTTATTCCCAATTGCTACTTTAGACTtcagttgaaataaaaaatatattttgctaaaTAAGTGACTTGGCTGcaagtttgcatttatttatctgtttataaCTTGTTTTTAGAATCCAAGCAAACCTCACTTTAACCATTACATGTTTGAATCGATATGCTTGTCGATAAGGATAACATGCAAAGCAAACCCTGATGCAGTTGGAAGCTTTGAAGAGGCTTTGTTTATGGTGTTCACTGAGATACTACAGAATGATGTGCAAGgtaaattaaaatcagtaagtGCTTGTGCTCTCTCTCTACTATGATTGGTTGCTATGATTTACCTCATGGCAGTTTTCCTGTAACGCAGGAAATTCAAGTGAGAACGCAGCATGTTCACAGTCCTAATAAACACTTTTAGGAAGTGTCTGGGTTGTGCCATAGGGTACATCAACTgtattaacttatttttaaaacaagctgtGTTTTTAACATATCTAACAATCACTACTCCGAAGCCTCTTATTATTCTTCTTAATTATATTGCCTTGTTTCTAGTAGTTTGTTTTCCATATTCTGAAACATTAACAAATGGAGGAAATAGAAATTGTATACATACAATGCTTGCAAACTTTTGGAATCATAAAATTTGGGAAGTTATACATTTCTCCAGGGTTTTATTTGTTGGAATCTCTGTGTAAATATCATAAAATTGTAGGTTCAATCAATAGATATGTCGTTCCTAGGAATTGACAGCGACCATATTTGCTGAATTTGTAAATGTCGTCATTTCTTTTCTAGAGTTCATTCCATATGTGTTTCAAGTGATGTCCCTACTTCTagaaatgcataaaaatgaaatcccaTCATCCTATATGGCATTGTTTCCTCATCTACTTCAGCCAGTATTATGGGAAAGGACAGGAAACATTCCTCCTTTGGTCCGACTCCTGCAGGCTTATTTAGAGCGGGGTGCCAATACAATagcaagtgctgctgctgacaaAATTGTAAGTTGGATTGATTTAGTCACAGTGTATGCCTCTAGACATGTTGATTTAAGGTTAAAAATTATGAGGAACGTTTTCTTTTAGTGAATAGCTGGATTTATGCAGAATTTATGCTTGTACTTTAAGTTAATGGTGCTTAtgtagaaagacaaaaaatactaCGAATACAGGCTTTTTGAATGCTTTTCCATTATGTGGATAAGATAAATCCTAGACTGTCATGCTTTTGTCAATTAAGATGTAAAATTCGTGCACTTAGGTTTTGCAAGCCGGTAAGTTTCCACAATTTTCCTGTCTCATTTGCCTCATGTTGAACACTGTGGATCAGGAATACTCTCAGGGGTTCTGTTCAGAACAGTCTTGAGAAGAGTGAGTGAGGAGGAGCCAAAATGTTGGGAGATCTGAGGATTAGTGAATTCAGTGGGAGATTTATTCTGCATacttctgttatttctgttgCATGATCTGCTATAGTCAGACTTGATTAGACAATGCCATTGATGAAGCAGACATGCGTGTTCAAATTGGCTTTGGTGTTCATTTGGTCAAGGTTAATCTTTAACGCTCAAAGGAACATCACTTGGTCCTGATAGAAATCTGTCTTCCTTGCTCTtaactgcagaaacagaatCCTGTTTTAGGTTATGCAACCTTTTGCCTTGCTGTATGTCTTAGATGGTAAGGGCCAACTTTCTGGTAGGTCACATGTGAAGAACTGTTGTATAGAGTTTTATATTTGCTCTGCTTACAGCCTGGATTGTTAGGTGTGTTCCAGAAGTTGATTGCCTCTAAAGCTAATGACCATCAAGGATTCTATCTTCTAAACAGTATTATAGAGCATATGCCTCCGTGAGTATGAGTTGAAACTACATTCAAAACTAACTTCTGTAGACTTTAATATTTGTATGTTTGTACACTTCATAGTTAATGTTTAACAActgaaaaatgtcacatttaTCAGTAAAATAGATTTGAACAATTCTATACATGTTTTCTGTGAAGTGACATTAGTAAAATCCTCGTATGAATGGAATaactattcttttaaatttccagTGAATCAGTTGACCAGTACAGGAAACAGATCTTCATTCTACTATTCCAAAGACTTCAAAAttccaaaacaacaaaatttatTAAAAGTAAGTTCCTTGCTGTATGAAAAGCTTCAGCGCCAGTGATGGCAACAGTTCAGAACGTGCAGCTGTACTGAATAAGTATCCTATCATGTCCTGTGATTCTGCGGATGAAGGGATACTAGTGACTCTTAACATCAGTGACTTGCTTCAAATTATTTGTGTAATCAAGGGTGGCATATAGGGCAGTTGCCACAGCGAGTGACACTTATTTCATGAAAACTGAAGGAATGGAactaaaataaggaaaaagactTGTGTATTCCTCTTACTTTCTTACTCTGTGTGATATCATTACTTATCTGAAAGTGCCTCCGTTTAATCTTCAACTAATACCAGCAAACTTTCACTCTCACACAACACAGTGATACTGACCACACTTCCTTTTGTTACATATAGTTGTGTGTTATTACTGTTAAATATTCTATGCATTTGTGTCATTCTGCCTTAATATGACTTAAGTTATTGATAAGGTTTTATGTTAAACTAGCAAAGCTGTGACACATTATTGAAATACATATTCTGGT
The genomic region above belongs to Gymnogyps californianus isolate 813 chromosome 17, ASM1813914v2, whole genome shotgun sequence and contains:
- the CSE1L gene encoding exportin-2, which translates into the protein MELSDANLQTLTEYLKKTLDPDPAIRRPAEKFLESVEGSQNYPLLLLTLLEKSQENVIKVCASVTFKNYIKRNWRIVEDEPNKICESDRIAIKANIVPLMLSSPEQIQKQLSDAISIIGREDFPQKWPDLLTEMVNRFQSGDFHVINGVLRTAHSLFKRYRHEFKSNELWTEIKLVLDAFALPLTNLFKATIELCSTHANDASALKVLFSSLILIAKLFYSLNFQDLPEFFEDNMETWMTNFHSLLTLDNKLLQTDDEEEAGLLELLKSQICDNAALYAQKYDEEFQPYLPRFVTAIWNLLVTTGQEVKYDLLVSNAIQFLASVCERPHYKHLFEDQNTLTSICEKVIVPNMEFRAADEEAFEDNSEEYIRRDLEGSDIDTRRRAACDLVRGLCKFFEGPVTGIFSGYVNSMLQEYAKNPSVNWKHKDAAIYLVTSLASKAQTQKHGITQANELVNLTEFFVNHIQPDLKSASVNEFPVLKADGIKYIMIFRNQVPKEQLLVSIPLLINHLQAESIVVHTYAAHALERLFTMRGTNNTTLITAAEMAPFVEVLLTNLFKALTLPGSSENEYIMKAIMRSFSLLQESIIPYIPSVITQLTQKLLAVSKNPSKPHFNHYMFESICLSIRITCKANPDAVGSFEEALFMVFTEILQNDVQEFIPYVFQVMSLLLEMHKNEIPSSYMALFPHLLQPVLWERTGNIPPLVRLLQAYLERGANTIASAAADKIPGLLGVFQKLIASKANDHQGFYLLNSIIEHMPPESVDQYRKQIFILLFQRLQNSKTTKFIKSFLVFINLYCIKYGALALQEIFDSIQPKMFGMVLEKIIIPEIQKVSGQVEKKICAVGITKILTECPPMMDTEYTKLWTPLLQALIGLFELPEDDTIPDEEHFIDIEDTPGYQTAFSQLAFAGKKEHDPVGQMVNNPRIHLAQSLHKLSTACPGRVPSMLSTSLNAEALQYLQGYLQAASVTLL